One Gemmatimonadota bacterium genomic region harbors:
- a CDS encoding penicillin acylase family protein has translation METLRLSGLREPVEILTDRWGIAHIYAKNQHDLFFAQ, from the coding sequence ATGGAAACACTGCGCCTCTCCGGGCTCCGCGAGCCGGTCGAAATCCTGACCGACCGCTGGGGCATTGCCCACATCTATGCAAAGAACCAGCACGACCTGTTTTTTGCCCAAG